In one Amaranthus tricolor cultivar Red isolate AtriRed21 chromosome 8, ASM2621246v1, whole genome shotgun sequence genomic region, the following are encoded:
- the LOC130821530 gene encoding uncharacterized protein LOC130821530 has protein sequence MAPFEALYGRRCRSPVYWDDFTEAVTLVPELLFQMTEKLEEFTVGEQVLLRVSPMRGVVPTHVLDPEPLDLDTSLSYSEKPVRILDTKVRSTRRKDISMVKVLWSNHEREAAT, from the exons ATGGccccattcgaggctttgtatgggcgtcgttgtcgtagCCCGGTTTATTGGGACGATTTCACTGAAGCGGTGACCTTAGTACCTGAATTGTTGTTTCAAATGACTGAGAAG CTAGAGGAGTTCACCGTGGGAGAACAGGTATTACTTCGCgtatcacccatgcgcggagtagtac ccactcatgtattagatccCGAACCTTTGGATTTGGATACATCCTTGTCTTACTCTGAGAAACCGGTTAGAATCTTGGACACGAAGGTCCGTAGCACTCGACGGAAGGATATATCTATGGTAAaagtcctgtggtcaaatcacgagcgcGAAGCCGCCACGTAG